The Mesoplodon densirostris isolate mMesDen1 chromosome 17, mMesDen1 primary haplotype, whole genome shotgun sequence genome contains the following window.
ATTTAGATAATTCAAGGTCAAGATATAGAAGCACTCATTAAGGGGAACTACACCGGCTTGGTGATATGTCACAGGGCCTAATGGTTTATGGTTCTGTAAATATCTGTTTTTTACCTCTAATGATAAGCTGaaaccagtttttttgtttgtttgttttgtttgtttgaggtCTTTTTGGAAATGTAGTTTGTAGAGACATTTCAAGCAAAATTAAAGTTATCAGATTCTAAACTGAGAACAGTTTAACTTAAGCATGATTTAAGTCTCAGCAGGGTTTAGACTTTTGGAACTAGTGTTTTTCGTCTTCCCTCTGCCCACTGTATAATGTCTGCTACACTGTGCTTAATTTCAGAAGCCTAACAAGAAAATGCATCTCTCGTTATATATAATCACGTCAAATTGAGAGTTATTATGTGGTATGGCTTAACACTTTGGAATTTGTTAAAGACTTTTTTATTATACTTTGGAATAATTAGCTTTTATAAAGTGGGAGGATGTACACATCTTAAAatttctcttccctttgtttgttaatattttggtttATACAATTTCCTAACAGTTGTACAGCTAGTGGCTGTGATCAGAAGTTCAACACAAAATCAAACTTGAAGAAACATTTTGAACGCAAACATGAAAACCAGCAAAAACAATATGTAGTAAGTATGAATGATTTTATATGCTTAAATTCTgactttttttatgtttattgccTGTGTGTCTAAAATTTTCATCAACCAAATTTTGTCTGTCAAATATCTGAATTTAGTTTGACACTAGCTATCATAATAATGGCTTATTTTGAAAGCAAACTTTTTTGCTAATTAAAGTATATTATTGGTAGACCACcccaaatgaaacattttttgcTGTTTCATATGTGTTACTCTTCAAAGCTTCTTGAATTTTACAGTAACTAAATGGGTGAAAGTAGCAAGTATGTAATTTCTGCGATATTTTTATCTTGAGAGGATTCTGTTATGAACTGttcttgaatttttttgaaactaACAAACCTTTACTTAAACAGTGCAGTTTTGAAGGTTGTAAGAAGACCTTTAAGAAGCATCAGCAGCTGAAAATCCATCAGTGCCAGCACACCAACGAACCGCCGTTCAAGTAGGTACTTTACATGGGTGAAAACCTCTTAAAGTTCAGGTGGGGATAAGATGAAAATGCATAGGTTGCATACCAATGCTCAGAAACAGTTTCTTAATCAACATTTTCCTGTTAAGTTGTACAGTGTATGCCCATTTATGTATTGGGGCATTTCAAAAGtttgtgcttttgtttctctAAAAGATTTGATGTGTTTCAGAATAATTTGTGAAATTAGTACAATTGTGGTTAAGCTTGAAGGGAAGGGTTATGTCTTAACTATTCAATAGAGCCTGTTCAATGGTGTGAAATGTCCTTATGAAGATGCTAAGTATTCCTTTCCTGTAGAACAAAGCTATCTGGGCTTAGCCTGCATCAGAGAGGGTTTCAGGAGAACAGGGAGAGGTGACTGGACATGTTGGAAGACACCCGCAAAGGGCACCTGCTGATGGCTGTCCTGTGAGCCCTGGCTGGCGCTGTGCGCGGCTGGGCTGTCCCCTGCCTGGGACTTGTGGCCGTGACAGTGCCTGTCCCTGCTTGCAGCTCTGCCGCCTCTTCCTGTGCCGCTGGTGGCCTGAGCGCAGAAGGGGCACCCAGAGGCCATGCGTCTGctgctgtgttttcttttcaCACCATCCCATGGCAACATCATTAGAAAAACTAGACACAAATGACTCCGGATGACTTAGGTGTTTACCCGAGCCATCTTTCTGTTGCCATGAAAACGGTATATTTTCAGAGGTATAAAGATGAAAACGGTTTAATTTGATcacataagcacacacacacaaaaagtaatgacttttttctctcagtctgttctGCCCAAGGCTGGTGAAGTAACTTGCATTTCACCTACAACTAGGTCTGAATTTGAAATCCCATTTTTATGACTGGTTTGGTTGTGGGAGGAGGAGACGGGCAGGATGAGGACGACATACTGTTTAAGTGCAGTTCTGTCTGAAAACGGATCAGCTAACGCTCATGTGTTGTTGACTCAGGTGTACCCGTGAAGGATGTGGAAAACACTTTGCTTCCCCCAGCAGTCTGAAGCGCCACGGGAAGGTCCACGAGGGTGCGTACTGGTGCCCGCTCTGACGGGCACACCAGCCGTAGAGCGTGTTTGTTTAATTCTCTGACTGCTGGAGTCGGTGGTCATCCCGAGAAGCTGAAACTGCGTGGGCAGGGGCTCCATCTGCTTGTTCAGGTTTTATGCTCTTGACCAAAGAGCTGCTGGGTGTCTTGTCTGCCCTTCCACTCCCTGTTGTTGCTGTTGAGAGTTAACGTTTATTGTCTACAGCCGTGCCTGCTTATGCTTCTTCCTTGTGAAAGGGTTGGAACTCGAGCTGTGGCTTTGCTGCTTCAGCTGCTTTtaacctcttctctttcctttccttgttgGCATTCAAAGGACTTGGATTATAGTTTGAGGTTTTTGGAGTAATCAGATTGTAACTTTTTTCAGAAAGACTTAAGCCAACAGCTTGAACCTCTTCTGTTTCCATGAAGGATTTTTGAAACATATTCCAGTTTCCCAAGCCTTAGAAtttatatgactttttaaaatatttatttgtttatttatttatttatttttggctgcgttgggtcttcgttgctgcgtgcgggttttctctagttgcggcgagcgggggctactctttgttgcggtgcgcgggcttctccttgcggcggcttctcttgttggggagcacaggccctaggcgcgcaggcttcattagttgtggcacatgggctcagtagttgtggctcgtgggctctagagcgcaggctcagtagttgtggcacacgggcttagttgctccgcagcctgtggatcgtcccggaccagggctcaaacttgtgtctcctgtattggcaggtggattcttaaccacagcgtcaccagggaagtccccccccccttttttttaagacGGGACTAGTTTGAGTCTTTTAGTTTCTATCTGGTATTTAATTGGGTGAAGCTCAGGCTGACTGTTACACTGACTAATCCAGTTCAAGTGCTTTGCACAGTGTCCATTTTTGATCAGGGAGTTTTTCTCTggaatcttgttttcttttttcccttagctGCTGCTTCCTAGTTCTTTTTTGCAGCATGAAATTTACAAGATATTGACACTACAGgaagctgggggtgggcagggctatCCTTGGTGGTTTATCCAGGGCAAAGGGCTGAGTAAAAAAAGAGGCAAAGCTAAagcagggagaggggaaaggggcCTTGAGCCATGgaggcggggttgggggggggcatCACAGCAGCTGGGAGTCCCTGGGCTGTGTACCCAACCCACTGAGAACAGGAGAGGGAGGGCCTCCTCATGAAGCCCTGCTGAAGGGAGAGCCTATATGAAGGACCTTGACATGCAGTTGTTTGGTTTTActgtaaaataaactttttagttTTCATAGCTATCTTGCAGTCTAATTCTTTTTGATAATTTGCTTTTTTAtgataattattttcctttcaatCTAATTATGATTGGTGTTTATGCCAAGTATTCACAAAAGGCAACGCACCAATctgtgtttttttgggtttttttgaaatAGGCTATATGTGTCAAAAAGAATGTTCTTTTGTGGCAAAAACATGGACAGAGCTTCTGAAACATGTGAGAGAAGCCCATAAAGGTAAGGCAGGCATGAGGGGCACAATATAAATATCTGCCCCTGTGGAACTGATTGAGTGCTTTTAAAGGGTGAAACATTAAATATGCACTTGAAAATACAGAGTTTCTATAGTATGTCTGGTTAAGTGCTGGGTACCTCAGCTGTTTGACACGTGAGCAGAGATCCGTGGTCCTGGGCCGAGGCCTGTACACATTTTAAAGGCTCGGGCAGGTGAGGCCTCCGGGGAGGCACTGGCTGGTGTCTGCGGGGCAGTGTGGGAAGCGTGCCCTGTGTGTTGGGGGACACGGAAGAAAACTGGTCCGTTTAACTCCCTCCCCTTGCTGTGCCCCCGGGTGGAGAACCCCAGCTGCTTGCATACGAAAACAGGGATTTCATGTCATGTAGGAACTTGGAAAAATTGAGGCCTACTTTCAAGCAGTAAAAACTGGAGTTAGCTTCCTCTCAGATTTCTGATCTATGTGTCCTCATAAGGTTTTGGGCATCGAATATGTCGCTTGATACATTCCATATTAGTTTTTCCTGTATGGTAACACCTGGGAAGTGGGCTCAGTTTGCTTGTCTGCTCCCGCAGAGGACATAACATGTGACGTGTGCCAGAAGACGTTTAAGCGCAAGGATTTCCTGAAGCAGCATATGAGAATTCACGCCCCAGAGAGGGACATGTGTCGGTGCCCCAGGGACGGCTGCGGCCGCACCTACACCACCGTGTTCAACCTCCAGAGCCACATCCTCTCGTTCCACGAGGAGCGGCGCCCGTTCGTGTGTGGGCACGCCAGCTGCGGCAAGACATTTGCCATGAAGGTGAGCACCCTGCCCGGGCGCCGTCCTTGGGGGCTGCTGGGCTCCAGGGAGCCTGGCTCCAGGCGGCAgatggggaggctgggggagactCCGGCCCTTCATTCCTGCTCCAGCAGGAGTGGTTCTCCACCAAACTCTGCGAACAGACAGATTCGCCCCTGCCAGTGGTGCTCAAAGTCTGGCCCTCAGCATCGCCAGGGAACTTGGGAGAAATGCCCATCCAGGCTCCgctccagacccactgaatccgAAGTTTTGGGAATGGGCCCagtcatttttgttttaacaaactttccaggtgattcttctGTGACGGAATTTGAGAGCCAGTGGCCTCTGGTACCATATGCTTATTATTTATGAGTCTGCTGATATTTGGGGTGTCCTTCTGGGCCGCCATCATCTGGGGATTGAGAAGGGGAGCAAGAGACAAGGACATGGGGGACCTTAGAGCCTCGGGACACTCATCTAGACTTGGAGACCGTGACCCAGGTGGAGGGGCCCGTGCGGCTCCGAGGACCTGCGCCTGGTTGGTGCTCTCACAGGCGCTCGTGTGAACAATGGTAGAGACTGAAGTGGGGGAGAGGCTGGCTTAGCACAGCCCAGACCGAGAGAAAACCACCGAACTGCTGGTGGTCAGTGTTCATGCCAAAGACAGCAGGACTTGGGTCAGATTTTCCACTGGTGTTTGGCGACGCTGATGACACAGATTCAGTAAGAAGAACCTCCTTCAGCTTGGAAGGGTTTTCAGAACTGGCCCCCCAAACCCCTCACTATGAAAGAACTAGGAAGCCACAGGCGCACGTGGTGAAAATGTATACATTCCTAACCTGGGTCCTTGGAAAAGGCAGTGATTTTAGTCCAGGACTTAAGGAACAGTTCTGCTCCAGTGGTAGAAGTCAGATCCCTCAAGAGAATGTAACAGAAAGAAGGCTGTCCGTTTATTTAAATGACTCATGGGGTTTTCATATTAGCAGACACCAAGTACCAAGTGGCAGtgttttacaaataaaactgtttttctttttccttcattgtaGCAGAGCCTCAGCAGGCATGCCGTTGTGCATGACCctgacaagaaaaaaatgaagctcaAAGTAAGTTGAGACTTAGTAagctattaattttaaaacataaattgctTAAACTAGATGCAATCTATTTAGCATATTTTCAACTACTTATTACTGTGTGAGGCTGTACTACTATACAAAGCAATTGTGTGGATTTCACTTTACTTTACAACAGTAGTTTTGTTGTTGTATATACTGTGATAGTTGTATACCTAATAAGTATACGATTCCAGTAGTTTTGATTTTGAATTCGAGTTACAgtcgtcccttggtatccatggggaattggttccaggaaccCCCAGGATACCAAAATCCGCAGGTGCCCAAGTAAAGTTATATGAGGATTTTCGACTGCACAGGTGTCCACGTGCCTAACCCCCCCAagttcaagggtcagctgcatTTGCATATAACCTCCGCACATCTTCCATATACCTTAAATCATCCCTGTGTTACttacaatacctaatacaatgaaAATACTATGTAAATTGTTGGCACACGGTAAATTcagattttgctttttggaactttctggatttttttttttaaatatttttgataagCTGTTGGTTGACCCACAGATATAGAGGCCTGCCTGTAATCTGTCTTCCTCATTCCCAAAGGTGAGACCGTCTCGTGAAAAACGGAGTCTGGCCTCTCGGCTCAGTGGGTACATGCCTCCTAAAAGGACACAGGACCAGGGTGTGTCTTTGCCCAGAAACAGGGAGACTGAATTGCCTTCTGAACTGCACTAAAGGCAAGGTGCCCTCCGCCGTGGCGATGCTGGCCCCAGGTACACACCAGACTGCTTTGTTTGAAGGACCGCAGACCAGTCAGCTCAGTTACTTTCTCTCAGAAGCACGTTTTTATTAAAATCACTGGTGCAGAGCATTGGATGCTCCGTCGTTTCCATTTCCTCTCTTCAGAGCGTCTCCTCTCTGGGTCCCCAGAGCTGATCTGCACTCATTCTCTTCCTTTTGGCTCAAGGGACGAAGCACACACATCACAGCCTTTCCCCCTCTGATGAGCTGTGGCCTGGATGAGAAGGTAGCTATTCCAGGCATAGTCTGGAGTATTTGATTACATATCTCCTCCTAGAAAAGGAAAACAGCCAAAGACTAATTTAACACCAACATCTTTGATTCTTCCCTGTGTTAATGCTCTAATACACATAAAAACCAGCATGCTTGAATTGCTGCTGTTTAAGGGATTTGCTGAATCGAATCGTACATACCTGGGTTAAGTTGACTGAAACCTGTACAATAAGCAGGCAGTTACACAAACTCCATGTAACTAGGCTAATGCACTAAAGGCTTGATAGTTTTAAATCCCGTCATGGCACTGAGGGGCTATGTTTGGCCCAGACCACCCTCTCGAAGAATGTGCAAAGCAGTGGGTTTGGGCCCTGGCAGaacccctcctctccccccaggTGGTCAGCCCAGTACCGTTCCCAGCACTCATTCACAGAGTCATTGGGGTGGTTAGAAAAATACAGCTCAGTCCTAGAGATTCTGGAtcggctgggctgggctgggccgggcCGGGCCCTAGGCCTGAGTCATTCTCACGTGGAACTAGGGTTGAAAACTGCTGGAATAAAGGCTGCCTTTTAGATGCTGCAAGTTGTCTAACTCCAAAAGCGAAGTAGATGCTCCACAGACTTATCCTGGGACTGTGAACTGATAGACACTTTCTAGAAGACAATTTGACTTTATATGGAGTGTTGCTTATAGGCCTTTATAGAGAGGAAACAGACTTTAAAAGATGAACCCATAAAGTTTCTAACTTTTCCTATTTAAGTGTTGGATACTCTACAATTTGCAAAATAGAATAGCATATAGCCTGTAAGTTATAAaagaggattttatttatttatttatttttatttatttatttatttattttttctttttgcggtatgtgggcctctcactgttgtggcctctcccgttgcggagcacaggctccggacgcgcaggcccagcggccatggctcacgggcccagccgctccgcggcatatgggatcctcccagaccagggcacgaacccgtatcccctgcatcggcaggcggactcttaaccactgcgccaccagggaggccccaaagagggttttttaatataaatttatttttatttatttttgcgttgggtctttgctgctgcatgtgggctttctctagttgcggtgagcaggggctactcttcgttgcggtgcgcgggcttctcattgcggtggcttctcttgttgcagagcagggactctaggtgtgtgggcttcagtagttgtggctcgaaggctctagagcacagggctcagtagttgtggcttgggggctctagaccgcaggcttagctgctccgcggcacgtgggatcttcctggaccagggctcaaacctgtgtcccctgcattggcaggcggattcttaaccactgcgccaccagtgaagccctgtgAACTAGAGTGGTTTCACGTGGCGAAGTATTTATGCTACAATGGAAAAAGTAACGTGTacattttgcattttgaaaaacaaattggaAAGCTACTACCGTCACTGGGTAGGATTAGTAGTTACTTTTTTTTGCCTTTACATTTCCCAGATTTTCtacagttgaattttttttttttttttttttttgcagtatgcggtcctctcactgttgtggcctctcccgttgcggagcacaggctccggacgcgcaggctcagcggccatggctcacgggcccagccgctctgtggcatgtgggatcctcccagaccggggcacgaactcgcgtctcctgcatcggcaggcggactctcaaccactgcgccaccagggaaaccctacagttgtatttttaagatcagaaagaaaacaaaaacacacaagcaGTCAGTCACACCTGCTTTTACTTACCATTTTGTTTTCTGGCTCTTCTGTATTCTTCCCTTTCTTTATTGTAATTTGAACTTTATACTTCTTCTCGATCCAGTGCTGAATCTGTTTACTCTTTGTGTCCAAATCATGTTGtccaatatttgaagaaaaagtcAGTTCCTTTGTCAGGGTGGGTCCTGGTTTGAAAGAGTGAGACTTGGTGCTAGTCTGTGTGAGGCTTGTGCTTCATCACATGCTCGTCCTAAGTCTACATTGCTACGGGGGCCCTAAAAGTCCTCCTGTCCGGTAGTTTCACATGCCAGTAAACATTTAAACACAGGAGACAGACACAGGTAAAATACCAATTTTTTACCTGCCAAGTAAGAGTATTTCAATATGGAATGCTTCTGTTTATCATTACCATTGTCTgatgaaagaacaaagaaatggtCCTTTAAAAGGAACCAGTTAATCCTTATTCTTCTTAATTTGGATGGTGGGTAACAggtgtttattatattttttctttaggctttcttttcttcttatattttttctttaaataaaagtaatttttctaaaaaggaaTTCTTTTATTAACACCTTTTTGCTTCCTTACAGCTCCTACCAGCTGGTCTGAGTTCTCTGTCAGCCCTTCAGCCACCTCTGAACCAAGCTTCTCAGGCTGTTcacctttttgttttaaatgtgacATAGTTTGATGTCCTTATCACCCTAGCTGGCCTCTTGTGgatagttttttgttttccagtcAACATCCCTGTTGTTAAATGTGGTGTCAGGAAATTGACATGTGGCCTTACTGTGCAGCTCTGGAGCCAGCCTTCTGACCTCTGTCCCAGTGTGTTTTCCATAATGATCAGCACTTACTAGGAATCATGAAAAGCAAACCTCTTCACTTAATATCCGACTCACGGCTTCTGTACGGTTTAAATGACAAGTGAGCTGGCACGTCACGTGAGTGTTCCCACCCTTACTGTAATGAAACGGGCGTGGGGCACGCTCCAGGGATCACTTCAGAGTTAGGGAGCGCTTCCGTTTGAGTAACTGCACACCTCCCCCCCAACCTTAGAGATGACGGGAGCAGGGGAGGAGGGCGCCCCGACAGGTGAGCGGCCCAGGACAGGACCAGGAGCCCGCCCCACCTGTCCGCGTCGTCACGCCCATGCGCCACTGTGCCGGGCCGGGCACTGGGAGGCCAGGCAGCCGTCGGGGGTTTAAGGGTTCCCATTATTTTGGTGGTGGTCACCTTGTTTTCCCCTCATTTTACACAGGTGTAGAGGAAGACATGACGGACACAAGAgtagaaaggaaaatagaaaaaaagggatAGAAATATGTGGACGAAAAAGACACTGGAAAT
Protein-coding sequences here:
- the GTF3A gene encoding transcription factor IIIA, with product MNGYWQMGKLGMESGFDEGGSGEPRLLAGGAGSFQSMRERRPARGFSEHARLRRRSSPAPPGPRYRKCSRTCLTPGTLEPPASVAEAVSSLTIADAFVAAGESLAPPPPAPPQRFICSFPDCSANYNKAWKLDAHLCKHTGERPFVCDHDGCNKAFVRDWHLSRHALVHTGEKPFVCTASGCDQKFNTKSNLKKHFERKHENQQKQYVCSFEGCKKTFKKHQQLKIHQCQHTNEPPFKCTREGCGKHFASPSSLKRHGKVHEGYMCQKECSFVAKTWTELLKHVREAHKEDITCDVCQKTFKRKDFLKQHMRIHAPERDMCRCPRDGCGRTYTTVFNLQSHILSFHEERRPFVCGHASCGKTFAMKQSLSRHAVVHDPDKKKMKLKVRPSREKRSLASRLSGYMPPKRTQDQGVSLPRNRETELPSELH